A stretch of Spirosoma oryzicola DNA encodes these proteins:
- a CDS encoding TonB-dependent receptor domain-containing protein — protein sequence MKKVLRVLVVGTALFTASNAVRAQFPTLPGGGGQRPATAIPGTASDDTPRGSAKLTGTVVDSTTNKPVEFASIALIETKTKKTIDGTVADEKGKFTLTKLPEGEFQILISFVGYRNKTLSSVKLNRKGDVDLGAVKLAADVRTLKEVEVVGQASLVEEKVDRLVYNADKDITAKGGDATDVMRKVPLLSVDLDGNVSLRGSSNVRVLINNKPSTIVASSVADALKQIPADMIKTVEVITSPSAKYDAEGSAGIINIITKKTTLQGFTLNLDSGVGNRGTNLGLNGNLRTGKMGFSLSGFGRANYNVIGKFQNTQRTFGSNGTTTTEQTADTRNNGIFGQYTLGWDYDITKNSAITASLRYGARNNYQNQDNFLTRTTSPNDYFPRLNNRNVLTKDLSGTVDANIDYTRTYAKPQQELSVSAQYSRNNRNNDFTADILSSSDFATIVSRQQNLNNSYNQETTIQGDYQTPIGKNQLIEFGGKGIFRQVESSFTYNLGVGTAELLADPSRSGNTLNYDQTIGAGYVSYTLTTKNKYTIKAGTRFEHTTINANYSQTQPGEQGGAAGQDLGIPNYSNLVPSVNISKALKGGKTVKLAYNRRLQRPGIQFLNPNINAANPTNITQGNPLLSPELTDNLELSSSAYIKSVYVNMSLFARQTNNSITSVRDTVRSSVGQVNNPALAQVIRTTYLNIGKESAYGANIFGNATLFSKWQIGGGFDLYYAYLTNNSAMSIYNATNSGWVITGRLFTNLTLKNGWGIQGFGFARGRQVQLQGYQGGFAFYSLGVKKDLKDKRGSIGIAGENFLNNPFTIRSESSSPIFAQNSITSLYNAGIRVNFNYKFGKLSFDQPQRRRGRSVDNDDIKAGEGGDGGNQPQQQPAQGGNRGGGRPR from the coding sequence ATGAAAAAGGTTTTACGTGTTTTAGTAGTAGGTACTGCTCTGTTTACCGCATCCAACGCGGTTCGGGCGCAGTTCCCGACCTTGCCGGGTGGGGGAGGGCAGCGGCCTGCTACCGCTATTCCCGGTACGGCTAGTGATGATACACCCCGGGGTAGTGCCAAATTAACGGGTACCGTTGTTGATTCGACGACCAATAAACCCGTTGAATTTGCCAGCATTGCTCTGATTGAAACGAAAACGAAAAAAACGATTGACGGAACCGTTGCCGACGAAAAAGGAAAGTTTACGCTTACCAAACTGCCGGAGGGAGAATTTCAGATTCTGATCTCGTTCGTTGGTTACCGGAATAAAACGCTGTCGAGCGTTAAACTCAATCGTAAAGGTGATGTCGATTTAGGCGCGGTGAAACTGGCTGCCGATGTACGGACGCTCAAAGAGGTTGAAGTAGTTGGGCAGGCTTCTTTGGTGGAAGAAAAAGTGGACCGGCTTGTCTATAACGCGGACAAGGATATAACGGCAAAAGGGGGTGATGCTACTGACGTCATGCGTAAAGTACCGCTGCTATCGGTAGATTTAGACGGTAACGTTAGCCTGCGGGGTAGCAGCAACGTTCGGGTGTTGATCAACAACAAACCCTCTACCATTGTCGCCAGTAGCGTAGCGGACGCGTTGAAGCAGATTCCGGCGGACATGATCAAAACGGTAGAGGTGATTACCAGCCCCTCGGCGAAGTACGATGCGGAAGGGTCAGCGGGAATTATTAACATTATCACCAAGAAAACAACGTTACAAGGGTTTACCTTAAATCTAGATAGTGGCGTTGGAAACCGGGGTACTAACCTGGGGTTGAACGGTAACCTGCGAACGGGAAAAATGGGCTTTAGCTTAAGCGGCTTTGGCCGGGCCAATTACAACGTGATTGGCAAGTTCCAGAATACGCAGCGGACATTTGGCAGTAACGGAACTACCACGACCGAACAAACCGCTGATACACGCAACAACGGTATTTTTGGTCAGTATACACTCGGTTGGGACTACGATATCACGAAGAACAGTGCGATTACGGCGAGCCTGCGTTATGGTGCTCGGAACAACTATCAGAATCAAGACAACTTCCTGACCCGTACGACGTCGCCGAACGATTATTTTCCGCGCCTGAACAATCGCAATGTATTGACGAAAGATTTGTCCGGTACGGTAGATGCGAACATCGATTATACCCGCACCTACGCAAAGCCTCAGCAGGAGTTGAGCGTATCGGCGCAGTACAGTCGCAACAACCGGAACAACGATTTTACGGCGGACATTCTAAGTTCTTCGGATTTTGCCACGATAGTATCCCGCCAGCAGAACCTGAATAACAGCTACAACCAGGAAACGACCATTCAGGGGGATTACCAGACACCGATTGGAAAAAATCAACTGATTGAATTTGGGGGTAAAGGGATTTTCCGGCAGGTCGAGAGCTCGTTTACGTATAACCTGGGCGTCGGTACCGCTGAGCTTTTAGCGGACCCATCACGGTCGGGCAATACGCTCAACTACGACCAGACAATCGGAGCGGGTTACGTGTCGTACACCTTAACCACCAAAAATAAATACACCATCAAAGCGGGAACTCGTTTCGAACATACTACGATCAACGCCAACTACAGCCAAACGCAGCCTGGTGAGCAGGGTGGTGCTGCCGGACAGGATCTGGGCATTCCTAACTACAGCAATTTGGTGCCGAGCGTTAATATTTCGAAAGCACTTAAAGGCGGCAAAACCGTCAAACTGGCGTACAACCGTCGTTTACAACGGCCAGGGATTCAATTCCTGAACCCAAACATAAATGCGGCCAACCCAACAAACATTACACAGGGAAATCCGCTGTTGTCGCCCGAGTTGACGGACAACCTTGAACTGAGCAGCAGCGCTTACATCAAAAGTGTTTACGTAAATATGTCGTTGTTTGCCCGGCAAACCAACAACTCGATCACCAGCGTTCGGGATACCGTACGGTCAAGCGTAGGCCAGGTGAATAACCCGGCTCTGGCGCAGGTCATCCGGACGACGTACCTGAACATCGGTAAAGAATCCGCTTACGGGGCTAACATATTTGGTAACGCGACGCTGTTCTCAAAATGGCAGATTGGCGGTGGTTTTGACTTGTACTACGCTTACCTGACCAACAACAGCGCAATGAGCATTTACAACGCGACCAATTCGGGTTGGGTTATCACCGGACGACTCTTTACAAACCTGACGCTTAAAAACGGCTGGGGGATTCAGGGTTTTGGCTTCGCACGAGGAAGACAAGTTCAGTTGCAGGGCTACCAGGGTGGGTTTGCGTTCTACAGCCTTGGCGTGAAAAAAGATTTGAAAGACAAGCGGGGTAGTATCGGTATAGCAGGTGAAAACTTCCTGAACAATCCGTTTACCATCCGTTCAGAATCGTCATCGCCAATTTTCGCCCAGAACAGCATTACCAGCCTGTACAACGCGGGTATCCGGGTCAACTTCAACTATAAGTTTGGCAAACTAAGCTTCGATCAGCCACAGCGTCGGCGCGGTCGTTCGGTGGACAACGACGATATTAAAGCCGGAGAAGGTGGCGATGGCGGCAACCAGCCACAGCAGCAACCCGCTCAGGGAGGCAACCGGGGCGGTGGTCGTCCGCGCTAA
- a CDS encoding SOS response-associated peptidase, with translation MCFHKSLAIKAAELEARYEAALPSGTHFQPVYHANAYQFPAWPIITKQEPARFQMIHWGLIPRWTKSSTDATEIRTKTINARSESIYEKPSFRGAAQSGKRCLIPVTGFYEWHTLGSKKFPFYITTKDQKIASIAGLWDEWPDPETGELYPTYTLLTTEANPLLAAIHNSKKRMPCVLTPDEEHAWLHENLNEKQVLALLAKPYPASQMHSYSISKRITSRTEPSDVPEVMQRAEYAELKNEPALFT, from the coding sequence ATGTGTTTTCATAAATCACTGGCTATCAAAGCCGCCGAACTCGAAGCACGCTACGAAGCAGCCTTGCCCAGCGGTACCCATTTTCAGCCGGTTTATCATGCCAATGCCTATCAGTTTCCTGCCTGGCCCATCATAACCAAGCAGGAGCCGGCCCGTTTTCAAATGATTCACTGGGGACTGATTCCGCGCTGGACCAAATCGAGTACCGATGCTACGGAGATCCGTACAAAGACCATCAACGCCCGGTCGGAAAGTATCTACGAAAAACCGTCGTTCCGGGGGGCAGCGCAGAGTGGTAAGCGGTGTTTGATTCCGGTTACCGGTTTTTACGAATGGCATACGCTTGGAAGCAAGAAGTTTCCGTTCTACATCACGACGAAGGATCAGAAAATTGCATCCATTGCGGGCTTGTGGGACGAGTGGCCTGATCCCGAAACCGGCGAACTATACCCGACCTACACGTTGCTGACCACAGAGGCCAATCCATTGCTGGCGGCTATCCATAATTCGAAAAAACGGATGCCCTGCGTGCTGACACCTGACGAAGAGCACGCCTGGTTGCACGAAAACCTGAACGAAAAACAGGTATTGGCATTACTGGCTAAACCGTATCCGGCCAGCCAGATGCACAGTTATAGCATCAGTAAGCGAATCACGTCGCGGACGGAACCAAGTGATGTCCCCGAAGTGATGCAACGTGCGGAATACGCCGAGCTTAAAAACGAACCTGCACTTTTTACTTAA
- a CDS encoding pyridoxamine 5'-phosphate oxidase family protein, giving the protein MPASEQPSNTEPVQTTSPSLAELEHTSWQQLASAPESEKDPFKTMVVATCADAGADARMVVLRQVDANRKYVWFHTDARAEKVIQLEAFPTATLLFWDENRQIQLRLIVETRLHTDDYVADDQWAALWVGGRKTYLSERKPGSEQPAPYPGFPESLGEELPTEAQSEEGRDNFAVIECRVLSMEYLHLSRKGQTRAQFRYEPESKMVWLAP; this is encoded by the coding sequence ATGCCTGCTTCTGAACAACCGAGTAACACTGAACCTGTTCAAACGACCTCGCCTTCGTTGGCGGAGCTTGAGCACACCAGTTGGCAACAATTGGCATCGGCTCCTGAAAGCGAAAAAGATCCATTCAAAACAATGGTTGTCGCAACCTGCGCCGATGCCGGAGCCGATGCCCGAATGGTTGTACTCCGGCAGGTTGACGCTAACCGAAAATACGTTTGGTTTCATACCGACGCCCGTGCCGAAAAGGTTATACAACTGGAAGCCTTTCCAACGGCTACGCTACTTTTCTGGGACGAAAACCGGCAGATTCAGCTTCGATTAATCGTCGAAACCCGACTGCATACGGACGATTATGTTGCCGATGACCAGTGGGCTGCGCTCTGGGTTGGCGGTCGAAAGACATATCTTTCAGAGCGTAAACCGGGTAGCGAACAACCCGCCCCTTACCCTGGCTTTCCGGAGTCCCTGGGCGAAGAACTACCCACCGAGGCACAAAGCGAAGAAGGCCGAGACAATTTTGCGGTGATCGAATGCCGGGTCTTATCCATGGAGTACCTGCACCTCAGCCGGAAAGGGCAGACCCGCGCCCAGTTTCGGTACGAGCCAGAATCCAAAATGGTGTGGCTGGCTCCTTGA
- a CDS encoding DUF4385 domain-containing protein, giving the protein MPTNDRAFNYDLDYRHLNLREQPELYRVGKGEMGVLLVQPYKSEILPYWRFKTPDIARESSEKIFQLFQDYKQKGDFIGMDMARKFLQMGYTRSRRYANHRTGQKYDGPVPDDQKGRSGAHGRDQLPRDEDPVKAESARIFYAKYLEAREDPDYKRLKKAWQEQYG; this is encoded by the coding sequence ATGCCAACCAACGACCGGGCTTTCAATTACGACCTTGATTATCGGCACCTGAACCTACGCGAACAGCCCGAACTGTACCGGGTTGGCAAAGGCGAAATGGGTGTTTTGCTGGTTCAGCCGTATAAATCGGAAATCTTGCCTTACTGGCGCTTCAAAACACCTGACATCGCCCGCGAATCGTCGGAAAAGATTTTTCAGCTGTTTCAGGACTACAAACAGAAAGGCGACTTTATTGGCATGGACATGGCCCGTAAATTTCTGCAAATGGGCTACACCCGTTCTCGTCGGTATGCTAACCACCGCACGGGTCAAAAATACGACGGTCCCGTACCGGATGATCAGAAAGGGCGTTCGGGTGCGCACGGGCGAGACCAACTTCCCCGCGACGAAGATCCAGTCAAAGCGGAATCAGCCCGAATCTTCTACGCCAAATACCTGGAAGCGAGGGAAGATCCTGACTATAAACGGCTGAAAAAAGCCTGGCAGGAACAGTACGGCTAA
- a CDS encoding bifunctional 5,10-methylenetetrahydrofolate dehydrogenase/5,10-methenyltetrahydrofolate cyclohydrolase: MQLLDGKALSAQIKQEIAAEVAQIREQGGKIPHLVAILVGNKGASETYVASKMKNCEEVGMHSTLIRFDTSVTEEELLAKVQEVNNNPDMDGLIVQLPLPDHISADRVMETIDPAKDVDGFHPINIGRMAKGLPAYVSATPQGVLEMIKRYDIQTAGKHCVVVGRSQIVGLPMSILMQRNTYPGNCTVTITHSRTQNLDEICRSADILVAALGRPEFVTADMVKEGAVVIDVGLERVPDASKKSGFSLKGDVKFDEVAPKTSFITPVPGGVGLMTICSLMQNTLKAARKEIYS, encoded by the coding sequence ATGCAACTCCTTGACGGTAAAGCCCTTTCGGCACAAATCAAACAGGAAATCGCGGCTGAGGTCGCGCAGATTCGCGAACAGGGCGGTAAAATCCCCCACCTCGTCGCCATTCTGGTAGGCAACAAAGGCGCATCGGAAACCTACGTAGCGTCTAAAATGAAAAACTGCGAAGAAGTGGGAATGCATTCAACCCTGATTCGCTTCGATACATCCGTTACGGAAGAGGAACTGCTGGCGAAAGTCCAGGAGGTTAACAACAACCCGGATATGGATGGTCTGATTGTGCAGCTTCCCCTCCCCGACCACATCTCTGCCGACCGTGTTATGGAAACCATTGATCCCGCAAAGGACGTGGACGGTTTTCACCCGATCAACATTGGCCGCATGGCAAAAGGGTTACCTGCTTACGTTTCGGCGACTCCGCAGGGCGTGCTGGAAATGATCAAACGCTACGATATTCAAACAGCGGGCAAACACTGCGTGGTGGTAGGGCGTAGCCAGATTGTTGGTTTACCCATGTCGATTCTGATGCAGCGCAACACGTATCCCGGCAACTGCACCGTAACCATCACCCATAGCCGCACACAGAACCTGGACGAAATCTGTCGATCTGCGGATATTCTGGTGGCTGCACTTGGCCGACCAGAGTTTGTTACGGCAGACATGGTCAAAGAAGGCGCGGTTGTTATCGACGTGGGCCTGGAGCGTGTACCCGATGCCAGCAAGAAAAGCGGCTTCTCGCTCAAAGGCGATGTCAAGTTCGACGAAGTAGCGCCCAAGACAAGCTTCATAACGCCCGTTCCCGGTGGCGTCGGACTGATGACAATCTGTTCACTCATGCAGAACACGCTGAAAGCCGCGCGTAAGGAAATTTATTCGTAG
- a CDS encoding glycosyltransferase family 117 protein gives MQSFKRLNTLTGWFVFAVALFTYASTVERTASFWDCGEFIACSFKLQVPHPPGAPFFLLLGRIFSMLSFGDLTSVAYWINMASVLASAFTIAFLFWTITMLAQKLLDKPESEYNTADTLLVIGTSAVGALAYTFSDTFWFSAVEAEVYGMSSFFTAIVVWAAFKWERIEDEAAANRWLIFIAYLTGLSIGVHLLNLVTLPALALIYYFKKYPKPTFWGGATAFGVGLVILAIINSGIIPGLPGMAFAVERLFVNSFGLPFNSGMFFFIVVFLGAVTYGIIWSVRQKRAVLNTSLLALAFVLIGYASYMQVLVRADFNPPINENDPSDALNFLSYLRREQYGSRSLLYGPVFTARPIDQKQGAPMWKKEGNKYVIFDHQPEYVYAPGDEMLFPRVYSSQQNHPQLYRQMLGLAEGQKPTMGDNLKFMFDYQLGHMWWRYLMWNFAGRESDEEGAGYLLPWSSDQNAPDLLKTNKARDNFYMLPFMLGLFGIAFQYFRRRRDFLIVGLLFVFTGIALQVFLNSPPSEPRERDYIYVGSFYFFAIWLGLGVMAIAEGIRTYLKSDMTRNGLVVGLSLLVPVMMGAKSWDNHNRNHRYQSVDFAKNLLNSCAPNAVLFTGGDNDTFPLWYVQEVEGFRRDVRVCNLSLLGTEWYIQQMKRKTYESDALPISLELDNFNKGKNDIVPFYEVPGVKNGIDLKQYINLIKTSSPAIQVPLTSGDMTSVLPSSVLFLPIDQAAVDQAKFVPAMLRPLVKDTLQWTIGKKDLYKPDLIMLDMIATNNWKRPLYFSSTLASDNYLNLKNYMQLEGYAYRLMPVAVPGATDGYVNSDIMYNNMLHKTFWREFNNPDVYYDETYKGPPVISARIAFFRLADQLLREGKKDKAHEVLNYSLKVIPDKSIPYDQISSNYVRFMFSVGDNKKALEIADTMAKRADQNLTYAKTGNRFGNPDADLYILQTIVEACKESNQTAAANKYEAIFQKHINSFG, from the coding sequence ATGCAGTCATTCAAACGCCTGAACACCCTCACAGGCTGGTTCGTTTTCGCGGTCGCGCTGTTTACCTACGCGAGCACCGTTGAACGGACGGCCAGCTTCTGGGACTGTGGCGAGTTCATTGCGTGTTCGTTTAAACTCCAGGTACCACACCCTCCTGGCGCTCCTTTCTTTTTATTGCTGGGCCGGATTTTCTCTATGCTCTCGTTCGGTGATTTAACCAGCGTGGCTTACTGGATCAACATGGCTTCGGTACTAGCCAGTGCATTCACAATCGCATTCCTGTTCTGGACGATCACGATGCTGGCCCAAAAGCTACTGGATAAACCGGAAAGCGAGTATAACACCGCCGATACGTTGCTGGTGATTGGCACGAGTGCCGTTGGCGCTCTGGCTTATACCTTCTCGGATACCTTCTGGTTTTCAGCCGTTGAGGCAGAGGTGTACGGGATGTCGTCTTTCTTTACGGCTATTGTCGTGTGGGCGGCTTTCAAATGGGAGCGCATCGAGGACGAAGCAGCTGCTAACCGCTGGTTGATTTTTATTGCTTACCTGACAGGTTTGTCGATTGGTGTTCACTTATTGAACCTGGTAACGCTACCCGCGCTCGCCCTGATCTATTACTTTAAAAAGTATCCGAAGCCAACGTTCTGGGGTGGTGCAACAGCCTTTGGCGTCGGCCTTGTTATTCTGGCAATTATCAACTCTGGTATCATTCCGGGTTTGCCTGGAATGGCCTTTGCGGTTGAGCGTCTGTTTGTCAACTCGTTCGGCCTTCCGTTCAACTCCGGCATGTTTTTCTTTATTGTCGTTTTTCTGGGAGCCGTAACGTATGGTATCATCTGGTCGGTACGGCAGAAACGGGCGGTCCTCAATACCTCCCTGTTAGCGCTTGCCTTCGTTCTTATTGGCTACGCTTCGTACATGCAGGTACTGGTCCGGGCTGATTTCAACCCGCCCATCAACGAAAACGACCCCAGCGACGCGCTGAACTTCCTATCGTACCTGCGTCGGGAGCAGTATGGAAGCCGCTCACTGCTTTACGGACCTGTCTTTACAGCTCGTCCAATTGATCAGAAACAGGGCGCTCCAATGTGGAAAAAAGAAGGCAACAAATACGTTATCTTCGACCACCAGCCTGAGTACGTTTACGCTCCCGGTGACGAAATGCTTTTCCCTCGGGTATACAGCAGCCAGCAAAATCACCCGCAGTTGTATCGCCAGATGCTTGGCTTAGCCGAAGGGCAAAAGCCTACGATGGGTGACAATCTCAAGTTTATGTTCGACTACCAGCTGGGTCATATGTGGTGGCGCTACCTGATGTGGAACTTCGCGGGTCGGGAAAGCGACGAAGAAGGCGCGGGTTACCTGCTGCCCTGGTCGTCGGATCAGAATGCACCCGATCTGCTAAAAACCAACAAAGCCCGCGACAACTTCTACATGTTGCCGTTTATGCTTGGCTTGTTTGGCATCGCGTTCCAGTATTTCCGCCGTCGTCGTGACTTCCTGATTGTCGGTCTTCTGTTCGTCTTTACGGGTATTGCCCTGCAAGTTTTCCTGAACTCGCCCCCATCGGAACCCCGCGAACGCGATTATATCTACGTAGGATCGTTCTATTTCTTTGCAATCTGGCTTGGCCTAGGCGTCATGGCGATTGCTGAAGGCATACGAACCTATCTCAAATCGGATATGACCCGTAACGGTCTGGTCGTTGGTTTATCACTGCTCGTGCCAGTGATGATGGGCGCGAAAAGCTGGGATAACCACAACCGGAATCACCGCTATCAGTCGGTTGACTTTGCCAAGAATCTGCTAAATTCCTGCGCTCCTAATGCTGTGCTATTCACGGGTGGCGACAATGATACCTTCCCACTTTGGTACGTTCAGGAAGTAGAAGGATTCCGTCGCGACGTTCGGGTGTGTAACCTAAGCCTGCTGGGCACCGAATGGTACATTCAGCAGATGAAGCGGAAAACGTACGAATCGGACGCACTGCCGATTTCGCTGGAGTTGGACAATTTCAACAAGGGCAAAAACGACATCGTACCCTTTTACGAAGTTCCCGGTGTGAAAAATGGCATTGACCTGAAGCAGTACATCAACCTGATCAAGACCAGCAGTCCTGCTATTCAGGTTCCGCTAACGAGTGGCGACATGACGAGCGTTCTGCCTTCGTCGGTGCTGTTCCTGCCCATCGATCAGGCGGCTGTTGATCAGGCAAAATTCGTTCCTGCCATGCTACGGCCACTGGTAAAAGATACGTTACAGTGGACCATCGGTAAAAAGGATCTGTACAAGCCGGATCTGATTATGCTCGATATGATCGCAACCAACAACTGGAAGCGTCCTCTTTATTTTTCGAGCACACTGGCGAGCGATAATTACCTGAACCTGAAAAATTACATGCAGCTGGAAGGGTATGCTTACCGACTAATGCCGGTTGCAGTACCTGGTGCCACGGATGGTTATGTTAATTCCGACATCATGTATAACAACATGCTGCACAAAACCTTCTGGCGTGAGTTCAACAATCCGGACGTATACTACGATGAGACCTATAAAGGACCACCGGTTATTTCAGCCCGGATCGCGTTCTTCCGACTGGCCGATCAGCTATTGCGTGAGGGTAAGAAAGACAAAGCGCATGAAGTGCTGAATTATTCGCTGAAAGTCATTCCGGATAAGAGCATTCCTTACGACCAGATTTCGTCAAACTACGTTCGGTTCATGTTCTCGGTTGGCGATAACAAAAAGGCGCTCGAAATTGCTGACACGATGGCGAAACGCGCTGACCAGAATCTGACGTACGCCAAAACCGGCAACCGATTTGGTAATCCTGACGCTGATCTGTACATCCTGCAAACGATTGTTGAAGCGTGTAAAGAATCAAACCAAACGGCAGCCGCCAATAAATACGAAGCGATTTTCCAAAAGCATATCAATTCTTTCGGTTGA
- a CDS encoding DinB family protein, translating into MTPALETREVWLRGPLPDMPSLLQPVAHALLQAREEVTALLADFPEAQLWERPAAVASVGFHLQHLTGVLDRLFTYARGEALSAPQLDALAQEGKPTEPPLAVSELVHRFHKQIDSVLAQLRSTDEGTLTETRGVGRAQIPSTVLGLFVHAAEHTMRHVGQLSVTARVLSA; encoded by the coding sequence ATGACTCCCGCTCTTGAAACCCGTGAAGTCTGGCTGCGTGGTCCGCTACCCGATATGCCTTCGCTTCTACAGCCCGTCGCCCACGCCCTGTTGCAAGCCAGAGAAGAAGTTACCGCGCTACTGGCCGACTTCCCGGAAGCGCAGCTTTGGGAACGGCCCGCTGCTGTCGCTTCAGTTGGATTTCATTTACAACACCTCACCGGTGTACTAGACCGGTTGTTCACCTACGCTCGTGGCGAAGCCCTGTCAGCGCCCCAACTGGACGCGCTCGCGCAGGAAGGCAAACCAACGGAACCGCCGTTGGCTGTTTCGGAATTAGTCCACCGCTTTCACAAGCAGATTGATAGTGTCCTTGCGCAGTTACGCAGCACCGACGAGGGTACCTTGACAGAAACTCGGGGTGTTGGACGAGCGCAGATTCCGTCGACGGTGTTAGGCTTATTCGTTCATGCAGCCGAACACACGATGCGGCATGTGGGTCAACTATCGGTAACGGCACGCGTGTTGTCCGCTTGA
- a CDS encoding SDR family NAD(P)-dependent oxidoreductase: MRFKDKVCIVTGATSGIGRATAEQMGREGGKVLVVGRDETEGQEVVETIKRSGGDALFAEVDLADAKRIEAAVDQVLAAWGKVDVLVNDAAMMTYTPIVDLSIEDWDNVLAVNLRAVFVFCKRCIPHINGGAIVNVSSVHAHQTTANVIPYAASKGAMEAFTRGVSLEYDIAKVRINCVAPGAVDTPMLWDNPNVKSGKEKIEGVIGKPEDIASAICYLASDEARFINGTTLVADGGRLSIL, from the coding sequence ATGCGATTTAAGGATAAAGTATGCATTGTTACCGGCGCAACGTCGGGTATCGGTCGGGCTACGGCTGAACAAATGGGCCGGGAAGGCGGCAAGGTATTGGTTGTAGGCCGGGACGAAACAGAAGGTCAGGAGGTTGTCGAAACAATTAAGCGTAGTGGTGGCGACGCGCTGTTTGCGGAAGTCGATCTAGCCGATGCAAAGCGGATCGAAGCCGCCGTCGACCAGGTGCTGGCGGCCTGGGGAAAGGTCGACGTGCTGGTCAATGATGCCGCTATGATGACCTATACGCCAATTGTAGACCTGTCGATTGAAGACTGGGATAACGTGTTGGCCGTCAACCTAAGAGCCGTGTTTGTGTTCTGTAAACGCTGCATTCCTCACATAAACGGCGGAGCAATTGTCAACGTCAGTTCCGTTCACGCCCATCAGACAACGGCAAACGTAATTCCGTACGCTGCCAGCAAGGGCGCTATGGAAGCGTTTACACGGGGTGTTTCACTCGAATACGACATTGCTAAAGTACGGATCAACTGCGTCGCGCCCGGAGCCGTTGACACACCCATGCTGTGGGATAATCCGAATGTAAAAAGCGGTAAGGAGAAAATAGAAGGTGTGATCGGCAAGCCTGAGGACATCGCTTCGGCGATTTGCTACCTGGCTTCTGATGAAGCTCGCTTTATCAACGGAACGACGCTCGTTGCCGACGGGGGACGATTGAGTATTCTTTAG